CGGCTCCAGTTACCTGTACCGCGCCTTCTTCGCCGGTGGCGAAGCCATGAGCACCACCTTGCCCGATGGCACGGTGCTGAAAACCGGTGCCATCCGCATCATGATCAACATGATGCAGAAGCTGCGCAAGGATGTGCGCGCCGATTACGCCGCCTGCGTGTTCGACGCCAAGGGCCCGACCTTCCGCGACGCGCTGTACCCGGAGTACAAGGCCACCCGCACCCCCATGCCCGACGACCTGCGCGCGCAGATCGCGCCGATCCACGAAGTGGTGAAGTTGCTGGGCTGGAAGGTGCTGGACGTGCCCGGCGTCGAGGCCGACGACGTGATCGGCACGCTGGCCCACGTGGCGTCGCAGCAGGGCATCGACTGCATCATCTCCAGCGGCGACAAGGACCTGAGCCAGCTCGTGAACGAGCACATCACCGTGATCGACACGATGAACGACCGCAAGCGCGACATTGCCGGTGTGACGGCCGAGTTTGGCGTGCCGCCCAGCCTGATGCTGGACTACCAGAACCTCGTGGGCGACCAGGTGGACAACGTGCCCGGCGTGCCCAAGGTGGGGCCGAAGACGGCGGTGAAGTGGCTGCTGGAATACGGTTCGCTGGCCGCGCTGGTGGAGCGCGCGCACGAGATCAAGGGGGTGGCCGGCGAGAACCTGCGCAACGCGCTGGACTGGCTGCCCAAAGGGCGCGAACTGCTCACCATCAAGACCGACTGCGATCTGACGGAGCACATCGACGGCCTGCCTTCGCTGGAATCCATCACCATCCGAGGCCAGGAGACCGAGGCGCTCAAGGCCTTCGGCGAGACCTACGGTTTCAAGGGACTGGTCAAGTCGCTGTCCCTGCACGATGTGCCGCCGGAACGGATCGCATCGGCCAAGACCGCCGAGGCTGGCATGCCCGGCTTGTTCGACGAGCCGGACCTGAGCGGCAGCGCCCAGCGCGTGAGCAACCTGCGGTACGACACCATCCTGACCTGGCCGATGTTCGACGATTGGCTGCAGCGCGTGCAGGCGGCCGAACTGGTGGCGCTGGACACCGAAACCACCTCGCTCGACGAAATGCGCGCCGAGATCGTGGGCATCAGTTTCAGCGTGAAGCCGGGCGAAGCGGCCTACATTCCGCTGCGCCACAGCGGCCCCGACGCGCCCGAGCAACTGCCGTTCGACGAGGTGCTGGCCAGGCTCAAGCCCTGGCTGGAAGACTCGGGCAAGGCCAAGCTCGGCCAGCACATCAAGTACGACCGCCATGTGTTCGCCAACCACGGCATCGAGGTGCAGGGCTACGCCCACGACACCATGCTGCAGAGCTATGTGCTCGAAGTGCACAAGCCGCACGGCCTGGCCAGCCTGGCCGAGCGCCACCTCGGGCGCCAGGGCATCAATTACGAAGACCTGTGCGGCAAGGGCGCGCACCAGATTCCGTTCGCGCAGGTGGACGTGGCCAAGGCCGCCGAGTACTCGTGCGAAGACAGTGACCAGACGCTGGACGTGCACCAGGCGCTGTGGCCCCAGTTGCAGGCCGACGACAAGCTGCGCTTCATCTACGAACTCGAGATCGCCAGCAGCGAGGCGCTCTACCGCATCGAGCGCAACGGCGTGCTGATCGACGCGCCCACGCTCAGCCGCCAGAGCAACGAGCTGGGCCAGCGCATTGTGGCCCTGGAGCAGGAAGCGTTCGAGATCGCCGGCCAGCCGTTCAACCTGGGCAGCCCCAAGCAGCTGGGCGAGATCTTTTTCGACAAGCTGGGCCTGCCGGTGATCAAGAAAACCGCGACCGGCGCGCGCAGCACCGACGAAGAGGTGCTGGAGAAACTGGCCGAGGACTACCCGCTGCCCGCCAAGATCCTGGAGCACCGCAGCCTCTCCAAGCTCAAGGGCACCTACACCGACAAACTCGCGCAGATGGCGCTGCCGCGCACCGGGCGCGTGCACACGCACTACGCGCAGGCCGTGGCGGTGACCGGGCGCCTGTCGAGCAACGACCCCAACCTGCAGAACATCCCCATTCGCACACCCGAGGGGCGCCGTGTGCGCGAGGCCTTCGTGGCACCGGTCGGCCACC
The sequence above is a segment of the Hydrogenophaga sp. BPS33 genome. Coding sequences within it:
- the polA gene encoding DNA polymerase I, with product MPDAPTPAISADTKTLLLVDGSSYLYRAFFAGGEAMSTTLPDGTVLKTGAIRIMINMMQKLRKDVRADYAACVFDAKGPTFRDALYPEYKATRTPMPDDLRAQIAPIHEVVKLLGWKVLDVPGVEADDVIGTLAHVASQQGIDCIISSGDKDLSQLVNEHITVIDTMNDRKRDIAGVTAEFGVPPSLMLDYQNLVGDQVDNVPGVPKVGPKTAVKWLLEYGSLAALVERAHEIKGVAGENLRNALDWLPKGRELLTIKTDCDLTEHIDGLPSLESITIRGQETEALKAFGETYGFKGLVKSLSLHDVPPERIASAKTAEAGMPGLFDEPDLSGSAQRVSNLRYDTILTWPMFDDWLQRVQAAELVALDTETTSLDEMRAEIVGISFSVKPGEAAYIPLRHSGPDAPEQLPFDEVLARLKPWLEDSGKAKLGQHIKYDRHVFANHGIEVQGYAHDTMLQSYVLEVHKPHGLASLAERHLGRQGINYEDLCGKGAHQIPFAQVDVAKAAEYSCEDSDQTLDVHQALWPQLQADDKLRFIYELEIASSEALYRIERNGVLIDAPTLSRQSNELGQRIVALEQEAFEIAGQPFNLGSPKQLGEIFFDKLGLPVIKKTATGARSTDEEVLEKLAEDYPLPAKILEHRSLSKLKGTYTDKLAQMALPRTGRVHTHYAQAVAVTGRLSSNDPNLQNIPIRTPEGRRVREAFVAPVGHLIASADYSQIELRIMAHISGDEALLRAFHEGLDVHRATAAEVFGLETAQVSSEQRRYAKVINFGLIYGMGTFGLAKALGIDNTAAKNYIARYFERFEGVRRYMDETRQRAKEMGYVETVFGRRLVLPDIQNAKGAKLAALERQAINAPMQGTAADLIKLSMVAVQKALDDQRRGTKMIMQVHDELVFEVPEGEVEWLRTEIPRQMAGVAALKVPLLAEVGMGPNWDKAH